The genomic segment GGGCAAGCTATCAAGGGAGTTCGCGGCGCGAGGATAGGTAGACTTTGCGGGTTATCAAGAAATGACGGACTGATGACTGAGGATCGTTTCAAGAATCTGTCGAGTAGCAGCCCGTGAACGTCGGCGAGAATGAGGCAGAGTGCAACAGTTCGGAATTGGCAGCGAAACTCGCCGCACAACGCACGGAGCCACAATGCCAACGCAAGAGGATTATGAAAAGAGAATTCGGGCTATGAAATGGCCGCAGTTACGGAAGCTGTGGAAACAGATTCGGGCACGCGACACGCCGGATTGGGACAGTGGCAAAGCTTTCGAATACCTCGTCTTGCGGATGTTTGAATTGGACGGCGCCCGTGTGCGATGGCCGTATCTCGTGAAAATTGGCTCAGAGATCACCGAGGAGATCGATGGGTCGGTCAAAATGGGAAGTCTGTACAGTCTTATCGAGAGCAAAGACGAGAGAGACGATATTGCAATCGTGCCGATAGCCAAACTGAGGAATCAGCTCTTGCGCCGGCCATCGGGTACAATCGGTATGGTCTTTAGCGCGAGCGGTTTTACTCCCGCTGCCATTTTACTTACTCAATTCGTGGCGAACCCGCCCATTCTGCTGTGGACAGGGCGGGAGATAGAATACGCTTTGAACAATAGAAAGATAGTCGTTTTTTGTGAGAGTAAATACCGCATTTTTGTAGATACTGGCATGCCCGAGTTCGACATCTATGGAGACTAAAGCGTGAAGGTCCATATCGTCGCAAGAAAAAAGCTGGACACCCGCCTGATCCAAAGGCTTCTTCCGCCGGAACTGGAGTCGCAAGTCGCCATGTTTGACGCCGGTGGGTGGTCGGATTCCGCTTCGATCGCGCGTTCACTGCTCGTTTCCAGGCGAAACCCAGTCATTCTCGTCGTTGATACGAATTCCGAAAACGAAGCCATTGTCCAACAAGTACGTCAAGAAACCGAAGAATTACTCGGATCGGTTTCTCCGGGAGTTCCATTCAAGGTGGTACTGACCGTTCCGGAAATCGAATGGCTTTTTTTCGCGCGACCGGCGTTCCTCGAACGTGTGACCGGACAACGACTGGATCCGGAACGCTCCGTACTCGCACGGTTCAAACCGAAACGGGTTCTTTCCGAGATATTGGAAGACGAAAGTCCGGCCGCGTATGAACGGCTGATTGACGACCTGAACGCGGACGATCTCAAAGTGCTAAGGGAAACAGCACCGATAAAAGAACTGATCGAATTTGTGACGGAGCATTCCCCCGAAAGCCGGCTTCAAATCACATAAATTGGCGTGAAGTCGAGAGAGAGATGTGATCCCGGGTAAACCGTCTTGGCTTGCCGCAACGGCGAGCGGATCAGTTTCAAAGGGTGCGCAGAGAGATGTGATCCCGGGTAAACCGTCTTGGCTTGCGCGCTTCGGGCACCGATAAAGGGCGTTAAAGATGTCCGCCGAAGCGTTCCTGGCCGCGATCGAGGCGAACCCAGCCGACGACACGATCCGGCTCGTGTACGCCGACTGGCTGGATGAGCACGGCGACCACGACCGGGCCGCGTTTATCCGGGCCCAGATCGAGATGGACCCACTGGAAGAAGACGACCCGCGCCGGGTCGAGTTGAATGCGCGAGCCGAGGCACTGTTGGAAGCTCGCCGGGCTGAGTGGCTGGGGCCGCTGGTCGAAGCCGCCCCAGACGACAGGTGGGGGTTTCGCCGGGGGATGCCAGAAGAGTTGAACTTTGTAGGTGGGGAAATTAATGACGAAGGGGTGGCGGCTCTGGCCGAATCTCCTCATCTCGCTCGTCTGTCCACACTTTGCTTGAACTTATGCTTCATCGGCCCGGCGGGCGCGATTTCTCTGGCTTCGTCCCCGCACCTGGCTCATCTCCGCAGCCTCACCATCATTGGTGGCCGGTTTGGAGCCGCAGGGGCGTCGGCCATTCTGCATTCGCCCCATCTGATTCGACTCACGGAACTTAACTTGCAATGGGCGGAAATCGGAGCAGACATAGCACCCGCTTTTTCGGATTCACCTCGCCTGAATGAACTGACCAGCCTTCTGCTTCAAGGAAATCGAATCGGAAATCGCGGTGTTTCGGCACTCGCAACGTCACAGCACACCGGCCGACTGACCGAACTCCATCTCGGAAAGAACGGGATCAAATCCCGCGGCGCGGCAGCCTTGGCGTCATCTCAGTTTCTCAAAAACCTGAAAGCCCTGGTCCTGGACGACAATGACATTTGCGACTCGGGTGTGACGGCACTATCCGCGTCGCCGTACATGGCCCAGCTCTGCGATCTTCTCTTGAGTAAAACCGGAATCGGGAACGCCGGGGCGCGTGCTCTGGCCGCGTCGGCCTATCTGGGAAACCTCAGATTTTTGACTCTGAGTGGGAACAAGATCGGAGATGAGGGGATCATCGCGCTGGCCTCGTCACCTCATTTCAGTCGACTCACTTTTCTCGACTTGAGTACGAACGAATTCGGAGACGCGGG from the Fimbriiglobus ruber genome contains:
- a CDS encoding restriction endonuclease produces the protein MPTQEDYEKRIRAMKWPQLRKLWKQIRARDTPDWDSGKAFEYLVLRMFELDGARVRWPYLVKIGSEITEEIDGSVKMGSLYSLIESKDERDDIAIVPIAKLRNQLLRRPSGTIGMVFSASGFTPAAILLTQFVANPPILLWTGREIEYALNNRKIVVFCESKYRIFVDTGMPEFDIYGD
- a CDS encoding TIGR02996 domain-containing protein is translated as MSAEAFLAAIEANPADDTIRLVYADWLDEHGDHDRAAFIRAQIEMDPLEEDDPRRVELNARAEALLEARRAEWLGPLVEAAPDDRWGFRRGMPEELNFVGGEINDEGVAALAESPHLARLSTLCLNLCFIGPAGAISLASSPHLAHLRSLTIIGGRFGAAGASAILHSPHLIRLTELNLQWAEIGADIAPAFSDSPRLNELTSLLLQGNRIGNRGVSALATSQHTGRLTELHLGKNGIKSRGAAALASSQFLKNLKALVLDDNDICDSGVTALSASPYMAQLCDLLLSKTGIGNAGARALAASAYLGNLRFLTLSGNKIGDEGIIALASSPHFSRLTFLDLSTNEFGDAGAMALATSRHLSDSLHLVCFQDSLTWESSKALKERFRQDLAE